The sequence gaggcaggagaatcacttgaacctgggaggcggaggttgcagtgagctgagatcatgccattgtactccagcttgggtgacaagagtgaaactccatctcaaaaaaaaaagatagaagtgGAAGTTTCTACTGGAGGACCGGTACTGTGCCAGGCCATTAACACTTTAGATGTTGGATTATGGAAAAGTTGGGGTGGGATGTGGTTCTGGAGGAGAAGCCAGTATGTGTGGGGTGTCAGGGGAGTGGTATTTTATCAATTGttaggaaaatatttgaatatctaGGCCCCAGATGAATGTCACAAGTAGTGGTTATCCTTGTATAATAAGTGGCTGGGCTCCCAGATTGGAGGTGCCCAGGCCTGGAAAAGGGTATATTACAGGAAGGAGTCGCCATGAAGCCAGTAGTTGTTGCTATGGCAATGGGAAGGGCTCCCAGGCTCCAGCATACAGTGGGGGAGGGTTCTGCTGGAAGTGAGTCAGGCAGGCAAGGcctgagatttttttctctcaggCTCTGGCGCCCTCCATGGACTGGCTTGAGTTCCTGTCTTTCTTGCTGTCACCATTGGAGTTGAGTGACTCTGAGCCTGTGGTGGTGTATGGGATGGATTATTTGCAACAGGTGTCAGAGCTCATCAACCGCACAGAACCAAGGTGTGGGGGGATCCCAAGGTGAGGGTGGGTTCCGTGGAGGTCTCCAgcaaggctgggcatagtggacTGGCCCAGCCACACAGAACAACATTTGATAATGCCATGAGCCTTCCAAACATCAAATCAGAATGCCTATGGGCTTTTCATCTGTGCTAGGGTTTCAGGGTTCTCCCTGTGATCTCTGTTCCCACACCTCTCTCCAACCTGACCTCTACAGGCAGGTATGTGGCCCCGGGGCCAAAGAGGAACTCTGGGACAGCTTCCACATATGCCTCTCAGGACTCCTGCAGCCTGCATGTTCCTAGGGGCTGGTTTGGGGGGTGGAAAGGGCATCCCACCTgcccttttcttattttctggtcTGGTTGTCAGCATCCTGAACAATTACCTGATCTGGAACCTAGTGCAAAAGACAACCTCAAGCCTGGACCGACGCTTTGAGTCTGCACAAGAGAAGCTGCTGGAGACCCTCTATGGCACTAAGAAGGTGGGCTCTCTGACTTTACCTCCACGTTCTGATCCAGTCTAGCTGATGCTGCACGCCTTCAGTGTATCAGGCACCATGTGCCTCATGGTGCACAGGTGCATACTATGGAGCGCAGAATTTGGAAGCAAGCCGACTTGGGTTCCAACCCCAACTCATTCATTTTCTAGCCTGTAGGACCTTGGGCATGTcacctctgaaagtgctggaattacaggcatgagccaccgtgcccagcccacaacTAATTTTATATCCAGTCAGTCGCCCATGCAAGAAACATGAGAGTCACTCCAGTGACTCTCAGGACACTCTCAGTGACACTCTCCATTTTCTGCTCTGTAAAGCAGGAATAACTTGGAGGGTTGTCAAGAAGAGTATTAGCTGAGTTAACATAAGTGAAGCATCTACACAGTAAATGGTATGTATAGGCACTCAGCTTCGATGAGGAGGATGGAGAGGATATAATAAATAATGCAGTATTTAGTTTCAAGATGCCCCATTAAGTGGGGGGAGTGGACATGTAaacaaatacattatattttgtGGTGATAAGTGCTCACACTGAGTGAAAGACTTTTGTGCTATAGGACGGAGGTGGGACAGCACATTTCACCTGGGGGGTTGGTGGGGAAGGGCATCAGAGAAGCGTTTTCTGAGAGGTGCCATGTGATGGAAAAGTTCACCAAGAAAGCTGAGGAGAAGGGCATTCCAGGGACAAGGAACGCCATGTGCAAATTCCTAGAGGCCAAAAGGAGCATGGTGGCTTTACACATATTCTGGCATGAGCTTGAGAAGAGGGCAACCGAGAGGCAGGGTTTGGTAAGGTGGGCATGGGGCACTCGGGAAGGGACCTGAATATTGTGTCGAGAAGTCCGGCCTTGATTGTTTCACAGATGGGGCTCCATGGGAGTAGCCATGGAGAGGAGAAACACAATTGGGTTATGTATGAGATGATATTTCTGGTGGCTAAATGGAAGATGGAGGGGAGCAGCAGGGACACGAGGATGAGAATGGAGTCGGGGTGTCCAGTTAAGAGGCAATTgcaggctgggcggggtggctcatgcctgtaatctcagcactttgggaggccaaggtgggcggatcacttgaagtcaggagttcaaaaccatcctggctaagacggtgaaaccccatctctaccaaaaatacaaaattttggccgggcatggtggcaggtgcctttagtctcagctacttgggaggctgaggcaggagaatggcatgaacccgggaggtggagcttgcagtgaactgagactgcgccatggcactccagcctgggtaacagagtgagactccgtctcaaaaaaaaaaaaaaaaaaagtcaagtttgggtgtggtggctcaagcctgtaatcccagcactttgggaggccaagatgggcggatcacaaggtcaggagattgagaccatcctggctaacatggtgaaaccccgtctctactaaaacaaacaaaaaaactagctgggcgagggggcaggcgcctgtagtcccagctactcgggaggctgaggcaggagaatggtgtaaacctgggaggcggagcttgcagtgagctgagatttggccactgcactccagcctcagcaacagagcaagattcggtcccaaaaaaaaaaaaaaaaaaaagtcaaagtagTTGAATGTGGGGGTTAGGGAGATGGAGGAAGCTGGAGTGACTCCCAGGTTTCTTGCATGGGAGACTGACTGGATATAAAATTAgttgtgggccgggcacagtgggtcatgcctgtaatcccagcactttgggaggtcaaagcgggcagatcgcttgagctcaggagttcaagaccagcctgggaaacatggtgagaccccatctctactaaaaatacaaaagaaaatagcctggcatggtggcatgtgcctggggtcccagctactcgggaggctgaggtgggaggatcacttgagcctgggggacagaggttgcagtgagcagtgattgcaccactatactccagcctgggtgatagagtgagaccctgtctcaaaaaaagacagatGTGGCACTGAGCAAACCCAGGACTCTGTTGTCCAGAGCTAAGAAGGGCTGCTAGCCCCAGTAACAGAGAAAGGCCCTCTGACTGGAGGACATAGCCATCTCTGGGGGCCTGGCTCTTTGTCCCTTAACAGTCCTGTGTGCCGAGGTGGCAGACCTGCATCTCCAACACAGATGACGCCCTTGGCTTCGCTTTGGGCTCCCTCTTCGTGAAGGCCACATTTGACCGGCAAAGCAAAGAAATTGTGAGTCTACAAGATTATTTCAATGCTATGCCCTCAAAATTGACTGTTCATGTATGTGCGGACATATAGAAAAACAatgggggccaggcgtggtggctcatgcttgtaatcccaacactttgggggaccaaggcagatgaatcacgaggtcagaagttcgagaccagcctggccaacatggtgaaaccccgtctctctaaaaatacaaaaaattagccaggtgtggtggcgggtgtctgtaatcccagctacctgggaggctgaggcaggagaatcacttgaacccaggaggcggaggttgccgtgaggcgagatcgtgccagtgcactccagccttggtcgacagagtgagactccgtctcaaaaaaaaaaaaaaaaacaaacaaggctgggcgcggtggctcacgcctgtaatcccagcactttgggaggccgaggcgggcgaatcacaaggtcaggagatggagactatcctggctaacatggtaaaaccccgtctctactaaaaaagacaaaaaaattagccgggtgtggtggcgggagcctgtagtcccagctactcaggaggctgaggcaggagaatggtgtgaacccaggaagcagagcttgcagtgagcagagatcacgccgctgcactccagcctgggcaacagagcgagactccatctcaaaaaaaaaataaaaaaaccaaagaaaaacaacTGGATGTAAATTCATGAACAAATGAAGTGCTGCTTTGGGCAGTGGGATTATAAGCGTCCTTTAAAGTTGTCTATGTGTTTATGTTTATATAactagaagaaatatttatttattaggaTATTATAATGGATGTGCTTAAAGTATTACCTGTAAGGATGTTTATGGTTTTTATGGCAATGTTGTTTATCATAGCAGAAAATAAGAACTGGTTAAATGTCCAACTATagagtaaaggaaaaataaattgtggttAGGATGGGTTGTGAGGATCCTTAAACAGCTGATATATCTTTCAGTGAAAAAAGTagattacaaaaaatatatacctaatacaacataattccatattttatGTGCATATCAGGGGAGGGAAAAACTCTAGAAGTGGGTaatcaaaatgttaaaagaacTTACCTATGAATGAGTGATTTATAGctggtctgttttctttttcaattctcagttttccaaattttctgtgaATGCCCTCTTTTCATAATCAGATAAAAATCATTGCactaggctgggcacgatggctcacgcctgtaatcccagcactttgggaggctgaggtgggtggatcacgtggtcaggagttcaagaccaacctgaccaagatggtgaaaccccatctctagtaaaaatacaaaaattagcccggcatggtggcaggcgcctgtaatcctagctacttgggaggctgaggcaggagaattgcttgaacccgggaggcggaggttgcagtgagctgagatcgcgccactgcactccatcctgggtgacacagccagactctgtctcgaaaaaaaaaaaatcggccgggcgcggtggctcaagcctgtaatcccagcactttgggaggccgagacgggcggatcacgaggtcaggagatcgagaccatcctggctaacacggtgaaaccccgtctctactaaaaaaatacaaaaaactatctgggcgacgtggcgggcgcctgtagtcccagctagtcgggaggctgaggcaggagaatggcgtaaacccgggaggcggagcttgcagtgagctgagatccggccactgcactctagcctgggcagcagagtgagactccgtctcaaaaaaaaaaaaaaaaaaaaatcattgcactATATTAAATTATGATATTAATTTGATGAACTTATTgtcaattaaaatgtttatttaattaagaaaaaagccAGCCACAATCCCAGTACCTTTACAAATGGTGTTTCCTTCTTGTCCTCTCTAGGTGCTCAGCTGTATTTCATTAGTCTAGGCGTTCCCATTTCCCCTGGGGGGACAGGGATGGGGCACCAGGGTGGATGGGGGGCGGGGCAAGGATGCATTCAGTGCAGGGGGAGGCTGACtttgcctcctccctcccaggcAGAGGGGATGATCAGCGAAATCCGGACTGCATTTGAGGAGGCCCTGGGACAGCTGGTTTGGATGGATGAGAAGACCCGCCAGGCAGCCAAGGAGAAAGTGAGCGGTGGCTAGAGTTGGGGCGCCATCTTGAGGTGGGGTTCAAGGATACAGTTTTGCTAGGAACCTGGGGAAGGAAACAAACCCTTAACCTGGTCTCTTCAGGCAGACGCCATCTATGATATGATTGGTTTCCCAGACTTTATCCTGGAGCCCAAAGAGCTGGATGATGTTTATGATGGGGTGAGTACCTGAGCTCATCAGTGCTGAACCTCAGCCCTGTAGAGGACACTGTTCTTTGGGCTTAGTAACTGGGGCTCAAGCACTGGGAAAGAGGTGTTCGTCGGTTTCTTTTAGAGGCAGATGGAGGTAACCAGCATTGTTAAAGTGTTGGCTCTGTGTCAGGCTGCAGGCCAAACAGCAGTGAAATATAGTGTTAACGAGCCAAGATTTGGAGTCAAGCCTAATCATATTCTGTTTCTACCCCTAACTTGGTAACCTTAACAAAACCTCTCTAGGCCTCGGtttcattttctgtaaaatgggggtccTACTAGTGcctatctcatagggttgttgtgagataAATGAGTGcagtatgtaaaaaaaaaaaaaaaatagcacccGTAACATAAATGCCCTTTAAATATTGCCGATTATGGTTTACTAgatattttacagttgaggaaactgaggtttggagagATACTGAGTAGCCAAACTGGGGCTATTATCTTCTCCAATGgattctcttgctctctttctacTTCCCACCTTTCCCATAGTACGAAGTTTCTGAAGATTCTTTCTTCCAAAACATGTTGAATTTGTACAACTTCTCTGCCAAGGTGATGGCTGACCAGCTCCGCAAGCCTCCCAGCCGAGACCAGTGAGAATGAGGGGGCGGACATAGACACTAGGGGCGGCGGGAGAGGTGGGGAAAGGTTTCCTGGGATGGGGGAAAAGGGTGGCAAGATTGCTCCCAGACCAGAGGCCCCAGGCCCTTGCAGGAGGTAGGTGGGGCagggctgctgggaggggaaCAGTGTCAGGAGAGTCGGGAGCCTCagcctctccctcttcctcctccaggtgGAGCATGACCCCCCAGACAGTGAATGCCTACTACCTTCCAACTAAGAATGAGATCGTCTTCCCCGCTGGCATCCTGCAGGCCCCCTTCTATGCCCGCAACCACCCCAAGTGTGTCTGAAGCAGGAGGGGCTGGGTGCTGGGGCCTGGgcctgtggctgagctgggagCAGGGCTAGAGGTGGGATTCAGAAGTACCCCCACCATGTCCTCACTTGCCATTCCTCACCTACCAGGGCCCTGAACTTTGGTGGTATCGGTGTGGTCATGGGCCACGAGTTGACACATGCCTTTGATGACCAAGGTAGGGGCCCATGGAGTCATCCCCTGGAGCCTAGAATTCCCAGTGGCTCCTGCAGGGCCTTGGGACATTGATGTAGCCCCAAGGGACCTGTAGTCTATGGACCAGGGCTGGTGGGGGCACTGCTGCCCCCGAGATGAGCTCTGGTTTTGGTGGGGTGCAAAGGTGAGTTCTCCTTAGGGCGCGAGTATGACAAAGAAGGGAACCTGCGGCCTTGGTGGCAGAATGAGTCACTGGCAGCCTTCCGGAACCACACGGCCTGCATGGAGGAACAGTACAATCAATACCAGGTCAATGGGGAGAGGCTCAACGGCCGCCAGACGCTGGGGGAGAACATTGCCGACAACGGGGGTTTGAAGGCTGCCTACAATGTGAGTGGCCTGACCAGCCCTCCAGCGGCTGAGGCCTGCTGGCCTGGGGTGAAAGGTGCTGGGTGGATGGGGGCAGGCCTGGATGGGCTTGCTGCCCACTGTTCTGTCCCCAGGCTTACAAAGCGTGGCTGAGAAAGCATGGGGAGGAGCAGCAGCTGCCAGCCGTGGGGCTCACTAACCACCAGCTCTTCTTCGTGGGATTTGCCCAGGTATCACCCTCCGGGAAGGCCTGGGGTCTGCCCCTTTGTCCTGCTCCCTCCTGAGTATGTCATTAGGAGAAGTCTGGGGCATGTGTCAAAGGGGCTGGGGaatggggctgaggctggggcgtGAAAGGTGGGCTGGGAAGGCCTGTGCCCAGAGCCTTTCGGCCAGCCGGGGCCCACAAAGGCAGCCTGAAGAGGCCTGAGCAGGAGAACGCCTCGGTAGGATTTTACATAGCTCAAAGGGCAGGGTTGCGTGCTTGAGGGGCACAGGGTGGGGCAAAGGGTGGCAAAGGGGACAAACATTGATCCTCACGCTGTTCCTGTGAGGAAGGCATGCAGGAAACTAAAGCTCGGGACGCAGAGTGGCCTGTCTGGGGCTGCCCAGGAATAgagtaagtggcagagcaaggACTCAGGCAGAACCTCCACTGGGCAGCCACAGCAGGCAGCTTCCGGGGCTCCGCTTTTTCCCCTCGTCATGTCCATGCTGGGCAGCCCGATGTCCAGGGCAATTTTGGAAGGAACTTGGGAGGGGCTGCAGCGGTGGTGGTTTGTGTCTCTGGGACAGCTGTAGCCGACTCTAAGGCCCGGCTCCACACTAGACACCATATGTCCCCATGTCTGTCCTGGCCTGCAGGTATGGTGCTCGGTCCGCACACCAGAGAGCTCTCACGAGGGGCTAGTGACCGACCCCCACAGCCCTGCCCGCTTCCGCGTGCTGGGCACTCTCTCCAACTCCCGTGACTTCCTGCGGCACTTCGGCTGCCCTGTCGGCTCCCCCATGAACCCGGggcagctgtgtgaggtgtggtAGACCTGGATCAGGGAAGAAATGGCCGGCTGTCACCAGACCTGGGGCAGCTCTCCCAACAAAGCTGTTTGCTCTTGGGTTGGGAGGAAGCAGATGCAAGCTGGGCTGGGTCTAGTCCCTCCCCACCACAGGCAACACGAGTACAGTCCCTCACTCCCCACCACAGGTGACACAAGTACAGTCCCTCCTCAATCACCACATTGTGCCTCTGCTTTGGGGGTGCCCCTGCCTCCAGCAGAGCCCCCACCATTCACTGTGACATCTTTCCCTGTCACCCTGCCTGGAAGAAGTCTGGGCAGGGAGGCCAGTTCCCACGGGAAGGAGTCTGCCTCTTCTGGCCCCAAGCTTACTCAGCCTGGCGGCCATGGGGCCTGCCGTGCCTGCCCCACTCTGACCTGCAGGCCTGGATGGTGTACCTTCTGGACTTCTCCCCAGGCTCACTCAGTGCGTACTTAAGGGTGGACTCAGCTCTGTCTGGCTCACCCTCAGGGGCTACCCGCACCTCACCCTGTGCTCCTTGTGTCACTGCTCCCAGTGCTGCTGCTGACCCTCACTGACAGCTCCTAGTGGAAGCCCAAGGGCCTCTGAAAGCCTCCTGCTGCCCACCGTTTCCCTGGGCCGAGAGGGGAAGTGCATATGTGTAGCGGGTACTGGTTCCTGTGTCTTAGGGCACAAGCCTTAGCAGGTGATTGATTCTGCCTAGACCAAGCAGGAAAGCAGATAGAGCAGGGAAAAGGAAGAACAGagtttatttttacagaaaagagGGTGGGAGGGTGTGGTCTTGGCCCTTATAGGACCCTGTGCCAATAAATAGACATGCATCCGTCAGCCTGTCTCTTCCTTCAGTCCTGTTTTCATGGATCCATTCACTCATTCCACCAGTGTCTACAGAGCAACTACTGTATGCCAGCCACTCTCCTCAATGCTCATTTACTCACTCAGCAGATACAGGGGACTGAGATTTGAAGCccagagaagacagagaaagagaggcaggATGGAGGAATGGAAGGAAGTTGAGTCTGGCTGGGCAGAATACATTGTCTGCTAACTGGTGGCCATAGCCCCATCCCCAGCTGTTCTACAGCTGGAAGGATTTGCTGCTTCCCTCCACTGGTGCATGCAGCCGGGCCTGACACTGAGTCTGGGTAACTACTGGGCCAGGGTCAACTTGGAAGATGGGCAGCCCTTACCCTGCAGTGGTGGGAAGTCCTGGGCGAGGTAGCATATCACTCCCTGAGCTCCCAGAGCTCAAAGCCCTGGCCTCCGCTTGTAGCTGAAAAGACAAACATTTCCTTCTAGCCTCAAAGACTCAGAGCTCCTGAGAGTCACTCATTCCACCTACACGCACTCATCAGGCCTACCAAGTGCCAGGCACAGAGACTGAGCATATGGACTCTACCCTCCAGAgtgagggagggaaaaggaacaTTGACTGAATACCTCCTGTGTTCCAGGCACCTGTGCTAGGTGgctcatttctttattcattcatccatttattaagTTATACTTTCATAggcttattttcaaaaaatatattgatttatcaacaatgtgtcaggcactggtgatataaaaatgaataggATAGGTgaggtggtgcacctgtagtcccaactactcaggaggctgaggtgggaggattgctggagctcaagagttcaaatccagcgtgggcaacatagcaagacctcatctcttagaaaaacaaacaaacaaaaaacctgatgAATGAGAAGTTTCTTCTTCCCTTAGGTGACTCTTCTTCTGTTGGCACTTCCACCTTTATGAGCTCACCTAATCCTTGCAGCAATAGCCCTTTACAAATACTCTagtctccattttacaaatctAACCCTAACTACTACACTGCAGTCAAAGAGAGCTGGGCTGAAATGGAAGCTCTGATAGTTTTGTGAGCTTCAGCTCATTCCCTAACCtccatgagcctcagtttcttcacctatgAAATGAGAACTACAGCAAAACAGTGGAAAGAGTCCAATctcaattatctttattttttatttttgagatggagtctcgctctgtcacccaggctggactgcagtggtgcaacctccgcctcctgggttcaagtgattctcctccctcagcctcccaagtagctgggattactggcatgcgccaccacacctagctaatttttgtatttttagtagagatggggtttcaccatgttggcctggctgatctcaaactcctgacctcaagtgatccgcctgcctcaccctctcaaagagctgggattacaggtgtgagccatagcacccggCCTCAATCTCAATTCTCTTTAAAACTCAGTGCTctaggcggggcgcggtggctcacgcctataatcccagtgctttgggaggccgaggcaggtgtatcacaaggtctggtgtttgagaccagcctggccaacatggtgaaaccccatctctactaaaaatacaaaaattagctgggtgtggtggcgcatgcctgtaatcccagctacttgggaggctgaggcaggagagattgcttgaactgggacctgggaggtggaggttgtagtgagctgagattgcaccactgcactccagcctgggctacagatcaagactacgtctcaaaaacaaacaaacaaaaacacaaaaaaaaccttagtGCTCTCCAAGGTGCAAGTAGGGATGAGTTTGTTCAGTCTGGAAGGGGAGGAGTGAAGCTCTGGTAATGATTGCTGCTGGTCCTTGGCCCCTTGGTGAATGGCACT is a genomic window of Macaca mulatta isolate MMU2019108-1 chromosome 2, T2T-MMU8v2.0, whole genome shotgun sequence containing:
- the ECE2 gene encoding endothelin-converting enzyme 2 isoform X4 produces the protein MNVALQELGAGNNMVEYKRATLRDEDATETPVEGGASPDAMEVGKGASPFSPGPSPGMTPSTPRSSGLFWRVTCPHLRSISGLCSRTMVGFQKGTRQLLGSRTQLELALAGVSLLLAALLLGCLVALGVQYHRDPSHSTCLTEACIRVAGKILESLDRGVSPCEDFYQFSCGGWIRRNPLPDGRSRWNTFNSLWDQNQAILKHLLENTTFNSSSEAERKTQRFYLSCLQVERIEELGAQPLRDLIDKIGGWNITGPWDQDNFMEVLKAVAGTYRATPFFTVYISADSKSSNSNVIQVDQSGLFLPSRDYYLNRTANEKVLTAYLDYMEELGMLLGGRPTSTREQMQQVLELEVQLANITVPQDQRRDEEKIYHKMSISELQALAPSMDWLEFLSFLLSPLELSDSEPVVVYGMDYLQQVSELINRTEPSILNNYLIWNLVQKTTSSLDRRFESAQEKLLETLYGTKKSCVPRWQTCISNTDDALGFALGSLFVKATFDRQSKEIAEGMISEIRTAFEEALGQLVWMDEKTRQAAKEKADAIYDMIGFPDFILEPKELDDVYDGYEVSEDSFFQNMLNLYNFSAKVMADQLRKPPSRDQWSMTPQTVNAYYLPTKNEIVFPAGILQAPFYARNHPKALNFGGIGVVMGHELTHAFDDQGREYDKEGNLRPWWQNESLAAFRNHTACMEEQYNQYQVNGERLNGRQTLGENIADNGGLKAAYNAYKAWLRKHGEEQQLPAVGLTNHQLFFVGFAQVSPSGKAWGLPLCPAPS
- the ECE2 gene encoding endothelin-converting enzyme 2 isoform X6 — its product is MTPSTPRSSGLFWRVTCPHLRSISGLCSRTMVGFQKGTRQLLGSRTQLELALAGVSLLLAALLLGCLVALGVQYHRDPSHSTCLTEACIRVAGKILESLDRGVSPCEDFYQFSCGGWIRRNPLPDGRSRWNTFNSLWDQNQAILKHLLENTTFNSSSEAERKTQRFYLSCLQVERIEELGAQPLRDLIDKIGGWNITGPWDQDNFMEVLKAVAGTYRATPFFTVYISADSKSSNSNVIQVDQSGLFLPSRDYYLNRTANEKVLTAYLDYMEELGMLLGGRPTSTREQMQQVLELEVQLANITVPQDQRRDEEKIYHKMSISELQALAPSMDWLEFLSFLLSPLELSDSEPVVVYGMDYLQQVSELINRTEPSILNNYLIWNLVQKTTSSLDRRFESAQEKLLETLYGTKKSCVPRWQTCISNTDDALGFALGSLFVKATFDRQSKEIAEGMISEIRTAFEEALGQLVWMDEKTRQAAKEKADAIYDMIGFPDFILEPKELDDVYDGYEVSEDSFFQNMLNLYNFSAKVMADQLRKPPSRDQWSMTPQTVNAYYLPTKNEIVFPAGILQAPFYARNHPKALNFGGIGVVMGHELTHAFDDQGREYDKEGNLRPWWQNESLAAFRNHTACMEEQYNQYQVNGERLNGRQTLGENIADNGGLKAAYNAYKAWLRKHGEEQQLPAVGLTNHQLFFVGFAQVWCSVRTPESSHEGLVTDPHSPARFRVLGTLSNSRDFLRHFGCPVGSPMNPGQLCEVW
- the ECE2 gene encoding endothelin-converting enzyme 2 isoform X12 gives rise to the protein MNVALQELGAGNNMVEYKRATLRDEDATETPVEGGASPDAMEVGFQKGTRQLLGSRTQLELALAGVSLLLAALLLGCLVALGVQYHRDPSHSTCLTEACIRVAGKILESLDRGVSPCEDFYQFSCGGWIRRNPLPDGRSRWNTFNSLWDQNQAILKHLLENTTFNSSSEAERKTQRFYLSCLQVERIEELGAQPLRDLIDKIGGWNITGPWDQDNFMEVLKAVAGTYRATPFFTVYISADSKSSNSNVIQVDQSGLFLPSRDYYLNRTANEKVLTAYLDYMEELGMLLGGRPTSTREQMQQVLELEVQLANITVPQDQRRDEEKIYHKMSISELQALAPSMDWLEFLSFLLSPLELSDSEPVVVYGMDYLQQVSELINRTEPSILNNYLIWNLVQKTTSSLDRRFESAQEKLLETLYGTKKSCVPRWQTCISNTDDALGFALGSLFVKATFDRQSKEIAEGMISEIRTAFEEALGQLVWMDEKTRQAAKEKADAIYDMIGFPDFILEPKELDDVYDGYEVSEDSFFQNMLNLYNFSAKVMADQLRKPPSRDQWSMTPQTVNAYYLPTKNEIVFPAGILQAPFYARNHPKALNFGGIGVVMGHELTHAFDDQGREYDKEGNLRPWWQNESLAAFRNHTACMEEQYNQYQVNGERLNGRQTLGENIADNGGLKAAYNAYKAWLRKHGEEQQLPAVGLTNHQLFFVGFAQVSPSGKAWGLPLCPAPS
- the ECE2 gene encoding endothelin-converting enzyme 2 isoform X5; the protein is MNVALQELGAGNNMVEYKRATLRDEDATETPVEGGASPDAMEVGFQKGTRQLLGSRTQLELALAGVSLLLAALLLGCLVALGVQYHRDPSHSTCLTEACIRVAGKILESLDRGVSPCEDFYQFSCGGWIRRNPLPDGRSRWNTFNSLWDQNQAILKHLLENTTFNSSSEAERKTQRFYLSCLQVERIEELGAQPLRDLIDKIGGWNITGPWDQDNFMEVLKAVAGTYRATPFFTVYISADSKSSNSNVIQVDQSGLFLPSRDYYLNRTANEKVLTAYLDYMEELGMLLGGRPTSTREQMQQVLELEVQLANITVPQDQRRDEEKIYHKMSISELQALAPSMDWLEFLSFLLSPLELSDSEPVVVYGMDYLQQVSELINRTEPSILNNYLIWNLVQKTTSSLDRRFESAQEKLLETLYGTKKSCVPRWQTCISNTDDALGFALGSLFVKATFDRQSKEIAEGMISEIRTAFEEALGQLVWMDEKTRQAAKEKADAIYDMIGFPDFILEPKELDDVYDGYEVSEDSFFQNMLNLYNFSAKVMADQLRKPPSRDQWSMTPQTVNAYYLPTKNEIVFPAGILQAPFYARNHPKALNFGGIGVVMGHELTHAFDDQGREYDKEGNLRPWWQNESLAAFRNHTACMEEQYNQYQVNGERLNGRQTLGENIADNGGLKAAYNAYKAWLRKHGEEQQLPAVGLTNHQLFFVGFAQVWCSVRTPESSHEGLVTDPHSPARFRVLGTLSNSRDFLRHFGCPVGSPMNPGQLCEVW